The Thermococcus henrietii genome segment CCTTGCCCTCCATAACCGGGAGAGCACCGAGGGGCCCAATGTCTCCGAGACCTAAAACCCTTGTCCCGTCGCTGATTACCGCTATTGTGTTTCCCCTGTTGGTATATTCAAAGGCTTTCTCGGGCTCCTCCGCTATCTCGCGCGAGACCTCGGCGACACCTGGAGTGTACGCCAGGGGAAGGGTTTCCCTCGTGAGCGGGACCTTTGGAATGACCTCGATTTTGCCACTACCGATGAAGTTACCCCTGTGAAAATCCCTCGCGTCCATTCAACCACCAAAGGGATTTGGCATAGAGAAGTTAAAATGCCTTTCGATAGAAAGAAAAAATTAACGAAAAAGCGTCAGGGGCCGATTAGTTCATCACGGCTCAGCCACCTACCCTCACATCATCCGCCGAGGCCGAGGGCGTCGCGAATCCAGAGCGGTATTAGGCCAATCTTGGGTATGACGAACTCGGCCTTGGCCTCAACGGCGTAGGCGGGAGCACAACCAGCTATGTAGCCGTTCGGCAACTGAACCTCGAGCATTCCCTCCGGAGTCGGATACGGGGGGTCCGGAACGGGGTTGTTGTCGCCCCAGGTTACGAAGCACTTCTCAGGCTTCCCGTTGATTTTAACCGTGTAAATGTAGCGGACGCGGTGGATTATCGGGTACTCGTAGCCGGGACGCTTGTAGACTATCACGTCGCCGACCTTTATCTGGTCGGGGTTCGTTACACCCTTGAGGAGAACCACGTCTCCCCTGTAAAAGACGGGTTCCATCGAGCCGCTGACGACAATGACGAGGGGAGAGCTTGTGTGAAGGGCCACTTTAAGGCCCGCCTGGATTCCAAAGACGACCAAGATTGCCACCAAAAACCAAGCTACTTCCTTCTTCCACTCCTCCATTTCAAGGCCTCCATGTACGTGGCGATTCTAACGGCGATGGCCCCTATAGCGGTGCAGGTTTCGAGGCTGACCCTCTTCCCCGTGATGTCCATATGATGACGTGCCAACTTAAAGGTTTCCTTCGGCAGGCCGTGCCGTCCGAGCCCTATGAGGAGAAGAAAACGCTCACCGCTGAGGGCTCTCTCCGCCAGTTCAAGGGGTGTGATTTCTTTTTCTTCAGAGGGCTTTCTCGTAGTTGCCACTGGAGTTCCAAACTGGGGCGGAAATCCCCTCTTTGGAAAATCAAGAAGATGAAATCTGTTTCCTTGCGCGAGTTCGATGAGGTACCTGCCGCCCTCACCTATCGTCGTTGACTCTGCTACGGTCTCGGCGACGTCGAGTGGTTTTCCCTCCAGTGGAAATCCCACGAGGGCCAGGTGAAAGCCGTAGGCATAAGCTATAGGCGCGGAGCGGGCTATCGCACGCAGGTGTGCCTCATGAAGCTTCCGAGCATCGTATGTGTTGTAGAGAGCCAGAGTTAGCATAGGCATGT includes the following:
- a CDS encoding signal peptidase I; amino-acid sequence: MEEWKKEVAWFLVAILVVFGIQAGLKVALHTSSPLVIVVSGSMEPVFYRGDVVLLKGVTNPDQIKVGDVIVYKRPGYEYPIIHRVRYIYTVKINGKPEKCFVTWGDNNPVPDPPYPTPEGMLEVQLPNGYIAGCAPAYAVEAKAEFVIPKIGLIPLWIRDALGLGG
- a CDS encoding DUF531 domain-containing protein, yielding MLTLALYNTYDARKLHEAHLRAIARSAPIAYAYGFHLALVGFPLEGKPLDVAETVAESTTIGEGGRYLIELAQGNRFHLLDFPKRGFPPQFGTPVATTRKPSEEKEITPLELAERALSGERFLLLIGLGRHGLPKETFKLARHHMDITGKRVSLETCTAIGAIAVRIATYMEALKWRSGRRK